From the Cryptomeria japonica chromosome 2, Sugi_1.0, whole genome shotgun sequence genome, one window contains:
- the LOC131040333 gene encoding 3-dehydrosphinganine reductase TSC10A encodes MDFLLLSVMSGLLAGISILHWCCRETRPHIKSLMNKHVVITGASSGIGLAMAKEVLLQGGFVSMISRNPSNLQRAVKSLVEDISCHPDRIFTKAADVSNFRAITQAIQEAFQWKPIDVLITNAGLTRSGNLETQTVEDIDLTIGTNLNGTIYPIHASLPLLKKHSKEHPVSIVLVGSLASMFVFYAEGVYTATKYAVKGLAESLKIELMPYNIAVSLACPGFVETPFLDEVEKDEKDLKLLKILNMYDRKRAEDPNDVAKRVLEGAKKGSFLIVKTNYPGLYVSTLARGFVPAESLGRLLLEMVLYFPFRALSVLAQPGYRRALLKHFRRNNGRQ; translated from the exons ATGGATTTCTTGCTTTTGAGTGTCATGTCTGGCCTTTTGGCTGGGATTTCTATTCTTCACTGGTGTTGTAGGGAGACTCGTCCTCATATCAAGAGTCTGATGAATAAGCATGTTGTGATAACTGGGGCATCCAGTGGAATCGGGCTTGCAATGGCCAAAGAGGTGCTTCTGCAGGGAGGTTTTGTGAGTATGATTTCAAGAAACCCTTCTAATCTTCAGAGAGCAGTCAAGAGCCTTGTTGAGGATATATCATGCCATCCAGACAGGATATTCACTAAG GCTGCAGATGTTAGTAATTTCAGAGCAATCACCCAAGCAATCCAAGAGGCCTTTCAATGGAAACCCATTGATGTCCTTATTACTAATGCTGGATTAACTCGTAGTGGAAACTTGGAGACTCAAACTGTTGAAGATATCGATCTAACAATTGGGACCAATTTAAATGGAACAATCTACCCAATACATGCATCTCTTCCATTGCTGAAGAAACATAGCAAGGAACACCCTGTATCCATTGTCCTCGTTGGATCTCTAGCCTCTATG TTTGTATTTTATGCGGAAGGTGTGTACACAGCCACCAAATATGCTGTCAAAGGATTGGCAGAGTCGTTGAAAATTGAATTGATGCCATACAACATTGCTGTGAGCCTAGCTTGCCCTGGATTCGTGGAAACTCCTTTTCTGGACGAAG TGGAAAAAGACGAAAAAGACCTTAAGCTACTGAAGATTCTGAACATGTATGATCGGAAGAGAGCAGAAGATCCAAATGATGTGGCGAAAAGGGTTTTGGAAGGTGCCAAGAAAGGGTCATTTCTGATTGTAAAGACCAATTATCCAGGGCTGTATGTCTCTACCCTAGCAAGAGGATTTGTGCCAGCTGAGAGTTTGGGGAGACTTTTGTTGGAGATGGTTTTATATTTTCCGTTCCGAGCCCTAAGCGTGCTAGCGCAGCCTGGGTACAGAAGAGCATTACTCAAGCACTTTCGGAGAAACAATGGCCGCCAATGA